GCCCGCAGCGCCTCGGCGAGTTCCACCCGCTGTTCGGGACCGCTGACCCGACCGCTGGCCTTCGACTCGCGCAGCAGCATCCCGGCGACGCCCTGCCGCCAGTCGGGCTCCGTGATCGGCGCGTCCGAACTGGCGCACACCGCCACGCCCGCGTCGAACGCCGACCGCGCGGGCCACTGGTACGCCGACCGCTCCGCGCCCACGACCTCGGCCATCAGATCGGAGATCGTCCACTTGATGGCGGGGTTCATGTTGACGCCGTAGCCGTGCGCGGCCAGCCGGGCGAGGCTGTCCGCGCCGATGAAGTCGCCGTGGATGACGTAGTGCCGGGCGTCGGCGCGCGGCACGGCCTCCTGCGCCGCCGTGAACGCGTCCACCACGAGGTCGATGGCCCGGTCGCCCGTGACGTGGACCCCCAGCTGGTAACCGGCCTCGTGCGCGGTCCGGATCATGTCGAACAACTCGTCGACCTGCAGCTCGGGCGTGCGCCCGTGCACACAGAGGGAGCCGTGGCCGCCGCCGACGTAGGGCTCGTTCATCCAGGCCGTACGGTTCGGCGGCACCCCGTCGGCGAAGATCTTCACGCCGATGGCGTTCAGCAGCCGGGGATCCGCCGACTCCGGCCGGTGCAGCTCGGCGAGGCCCTTGCGGACGTCGTCGGCGGAGCCGCCGATCGGCGCGGGCAGGAGCAGGACGCTGACCCGGGCGTGCAGCGAGCCGGTCGCCGCCAGGTCCGCGTACGCCGTCCAGTTGTCGGTGCTCAGCCCGCCGAACAGGGTCTCGGCGCCACCGGGGCCGAGACCCGGCTCGGTGTAGCTGGTGATGCCGCGCGAATGGAGCTCGGCGACGACGTTGCGGATGGCCTGGCGACGCTGGGCGACCGTGGGGGAGGGCAGGGCGGCCTGGAGCAGGACACCGGCCGCCTCGCGCAGGATCCCTGTGGGCCGGCCGTCGGGGTCGCGGTCGACGACGCCGCCGTCCGGTGCCACGGTGTCGGCGTCGATCCCGCAGCGGCGCAGCGCCTCGCTGTTCGCCCACACCATGTGCTGGGAGAAGTCGGTCAGACAGACGGGATGACCGGGCGCCACCGCGTCCAGGTCGGCGCGGTGCGGGAGGCGGCCCGGCTCGGCGAGGCACTCGGCGAGATAGCCGGGGTCCCAGCCCAGACCGACGATCCACTCGCCGGGCGCGGCGGCCCGCGCCGCCGCGCCCACCACCCCCGCGATGTCGGCGATCGACCCCACCGCCGGGTGGCCCACGTCCAGGGCGAACGGAGGCTTGGACAGCCCGTACGCGGCGCCGTGCAGATGCGAGTCGTTGATGCCCGGCAGCACGGTGCGCCCGGCCAGCTCGACGATCCGGGTCGTCGGCCCGGCCAGGGCGCGCATCTCGGCGTCCGTGCCGACCGCGACGATCTCCCGGCCGCGCACGGCCACACCCTCGGCGACCGAGAAACCGGCGTCGACGGTGACGACCTGACCGCCGGTCAGGACCAGGGTGGGGGAAGTGTCGCTCACGAGGACCTCTCTGGGGTGTCTGGGTGCGGGGGAGGGGAGGAGGGAACGGGCGGGGCCCCGGGCGCGGTCACCGGGTGGCGCGTGGACCGAAGTAGGCGAGCGCCGCGCCCGCCACCAGGGCCACGCCCTGCGCCATCTGCTGCCAGAACGTCGGCACGCTCAGCAGTGTCAGCCCGTTCTGCAGACAACCCAGGAACAGCACGCCGAGCAGCACCCCGAGAACCGAACCGGAGCCGCCGCTCAGGGCGACCCCGCCCAGCAGCACCGCCGTGAGCACGGTCAGCTCGAAGCCCGTGCCCGAGGTGCCCGCGACCACGCTGTCCAGTACGGACGCCTTGATCGCCCCGGCCAGCGCGGCGGCCGTACCGGTCACCACGAACAGCGCGAACGGCGTACGGCGGACGTCGATACCGGAGAGGTACGCGGCCTCCCGGTTGACCCCGATCGCGAACACATGGCGTCCGGTGGGCGTGTACGCCAGGAACAGCGCCCCGGCGACGAGCACGACGGCGGCGATGACGACGGGGGCCGCGATCCCGGCGATCCGCGCCCCGCCCAGCCAGGCGAAGCCGTCGCCGAAGCCGCTCAGCGGCAGCGGGAAGAGCTGCTGCGCCAGGCCGCGCACGGCCGCCAGCATGCCCAGCGTCACGATGAACGGCGACAGCCCCAGATAGCAGCAGAGCACCCCGTTCACGGCGCCGACCGCCGCGCCCACGGCCAGCGCGCCGAGGACGGCGACCACGGGGGACTGGGCCTGCTCCCCCGCGAGCCAGCCCGCCGTCAGGGCGCCCAGCGCCAGCGTCGAACCCACCGACAGATCCAGGTAACCGCTGATCACCAGCAGGGCCAGGGGTACGGCGACGATCGCGAGGGCGGCCGCGTCGGTGGCGATCCCGCGCAGGTTCCCGGGGTCGAGGAAGCTGCCGGTGGACAGCTGAAACACCAGCACCAGCAGGGCGAGGACGACGATCAGGGGATGGCGGCGCACCGTCGAGAGCCCGTGCGCGGCCAGGGCGCGCGGGCCGGGGACGACGCCGCGCTCGGCGGCGGTCACGGCGGTCATGGCGTTCCTTCGGGGGAGAGGGCGGGAGGCGCGGTGGGGGCGCCGTCCGGGGCGTGGTGCGGCTGCGGAGGCGTGGGCCCCGCGTCGTGGACCGCCGCCAGGAGGGACGCCTCGGTGAGGTCCGGACCGGAGA
This genomic stretch from Streptomyces deccanensis harbors:
- a CDS encoding amidohydrolase translates to MSDTSPTLVLTGGQVVTVDAGFSVAEGVAVRGREIVAVGTDAEMRALAGPTTRIVELAGRTVLPGINDSHLHGAAYGLSKPPFALDVGHPAVGSIADIAGVVGAAARAAAPGEWIVGLGWDPGYLAECLAEPGRLPHRADLDAVAPGHPVCLTDFSQHMVWANSEALRRCGIDADTVAPDGGVVDRDPDGRPTGILREAAGVLLQAALPSPTVAQRRQAIRNVVAELHSRGITSYTEPGLGPGGAETLFGGLSTDNWTAYADLAATGSLHARVSVLLLPAPIGGSADDVRKGLAELHRPESADPRLLNAIGVKIFADGVPPNRTAWMNEPYVGGGHGSLCVHGRTPELQVDELFDMIRTAHEAGYQLGVHVTGDRAIDLVVDAFTAAQEAVPRADARHYVIHGDFIGADSLARLAAHGYGVNMNPAIKWTISDLMAEVVGAERSAYQWPARSAFDAGVAVCASSDAPITEPDWRQGVAGMLLRESKASGRVSGPEQRVELAEALRAYTINPARQDFAEEWKGSVEVGKVADLCVLDRPLLGLDPHEITGVEVDMTVFDGGVVFER
- a CDS encoding ABC transporter permease, coding for MTAVTAAERGVVPGPRALAAHGLSTVRRHPLIVVLALLVLVFQLSTGSFLDPGNLRGIATDAAALAIVAVPLALLVISGYLDLSVGSTLALGALTAGWLAGEQAQSPVVAVLGALAVGAAVGAVNGVLCCYLGLSPFIVTLGMLAAVRGLAQQLFPLPLSGFGDGFAWLGGARIAGIAAPVVIAAVVLVAGALFLAYTPTGRHVFAIGVNREAAYLSGIDVRRTPFALFVVTGTAAALAGAIKASVLDSVVAGTSGTGFELTVLTAVLLGGVALSGGSGSVLGVLLGVLFLGCLQNGLTLLSVPTFWQQMAQGVALVAGAALAYFGPRATR